The Streptomyces sp. B3I8 nucleotide sequence CCAGGAACGCGGCCCGGATGATGCAGCCGCCCCGCCAGATCGCCGAGACCGCGCCCGGGTCGACGTCCCAGCCGTACTCCTTGCTGCCCGCCGCGATCTCGTGGAAGCCCTGCGTGTACGAGACGATCTTCGACGCGTACAGCGCCTGCTCGACGCGGTCCGCGAACGCCGCCGCCTCCGAAGGGGACAGCGCGGACGCCTTCGGGCCCGCCAGACCCCGGGAGGCCTCGCGCAGCGCCGCGTGCCCGGACAGCGAGCGCGCGAACACCGCCTCCGCGATGCCCGACACCGGCACGCCCAGGTCGAGCGCGATCTGCACCGTCCAGCGGCCGGTGCCCTTCTGTTCCGCCTGGTCCGTCACCACGTCCACGAACGGCTTGCCCGTCGCCGCGTCCACGTGCGACAGGACCTCCGCCGTGATCTCGATGAGGTACGAGTCGAGCCGTCCGGTGTTCCAGGTGCGGAAGATGTCCGCGATCTGCGCGGGGGAGTAGCCGGCCACGTCCCGCAGCAACTGGTACGCCTCGCCGATGAGCTGCATGTCCGCGTACTCGATGCCGTTGTGCACCATCTTGACGAAGTGCCCGGCGCCGTCGGGCCCGACGTGCGTCACGCACGGCGCCCCGTCCGCGGCCTTCGCCGAGATCTTCTCCAGCATCGGCCCGAGCGAGTCGTAGGACTCCTTCGGGCCGCCCGGCATGATGCTCGGGCCGTTGAGCGCGCCCTCCTCGCCGCCGGAGACGCCCATGCCGACGAAGTGGATGCCCTGCTCCCGCAGTTGACGCTCGCGGCGCCGGGTGTCGGCGAAGTGCGCGTTGCCCCCGTCGATGATCATGTCGCCGGGTTCGAGGAGCGGCGCGAACTCCTCGATCACCGCGTCCGTCGGCTCGCCCGCCTTCACCATGACGACCAGTCGGCGCGGACGCTCCAGCGCCGCGACGAAGTCCTTCGCGGTCTCGGCCGCGACGAAGTCGCCCTCGTGCCCGAACTCGTCCACCAGGTCGTGCGTCCGGGACGCCGTCCGGTTGTGCACGGCGACCGTGTAGCCGTTGCGCGCGAAATTGCGGGCCAGGTTGCGGCCCATGACCGCGAGGCCGGTGACACCGATCTGGGCTGAACTGCTCATGCGTGGGCTCCTCAAAGTGTCGTGATCGAAGGCGAGAACGCTGTGGACGTGTGCATGATTCCGGCTGTCGGCGGGGTGCTTCTCCGGTGACGCCGCGATGACGCCGCGATGACGCCCGACGACGCCGCGATGGCGCCTCGGACCCGGGACCGGTTGTGAACGGTATCCGCCAGTATTGCCCAGAATCGCTTTCCCCGTCCTTCCTGGCGTGGTGGTGCGCGTACCGCGTCGCCGCACGTTCCGCCCGTGTGTACGGGCGCGGAGGCCCTCCCGCCTCAGCCGCCCTGTCCACCGATGCGCCCGGACCCGCCGATCCGCCCGGCGCGCCGGTGTGCGCACGCGCCGGAGCGGCGCCGGAGCGCACCGGCAACCGGCGGCGAAAACCGGCCACTTGGCGCACCGGAGCGGCCGACACCACTCTTGTCCCGCTCCGCGCGCACTGGATACGGTGCCCGCTCCTGACGCCTGTCAAGGGGGCTCCCCATGGCCGTACGCGGCCGGCACCGCCGGTACCAGCCGAACAGGATCAACCGCGCCTCGCTCACCGTCACGGCGGGCGGCGCGGGCATGGCACTGCCGCTCATCACCACCGGGGTCGCCCACGCCGCCGACGCCGACACCTGGAACAAGGTCGCCGCCTGCGAATCCAGCGGCAACTGGCACATCAACACCGGCAACGGGTTCTACGGCGGGCTGCAGTTCACCCAGTCCACGTGGGAGGCGTACGGAGGCCGGGCCTACGCGGCGCGCGCCGACCTCGCCACCCGCGACCAGCAGATCGCCGTCGCCGAGAAGGTCCTCGACGGCCAGGGACCCGGCGCCTGGCCGGTCTGCTCCGACCGGGCCGGACTGGCCCGCGGCGGCTCCGGCCCCGACCTCGATCCGGGCACCGCGGGCACCCACACGCAGACCGCCCGGCAGACGGCACAGCGACAGGCCCCGGCCGAGCGTCGGGCGCCGGCACGCAAGCGTACGTCGCACAAGGACGTGACCCCGCAGTCCACGCCCCAGTCCCGCGCCGGCACCGCCGAGATGTACACCGTCGTCCACGGTGACACCCTCTCCGGTATCGCCGACACCCACGACGTACGCGATGGCTGGCACGGCCTCTACGAAGCCAACCGCACCACCGTGGGCTCCGATCCCGACCTCATCCTCCCGGGCCAGCGGCTCACCCTCGACGGCGCGCGCGCGACCGGTCCGGCGGGGAAGGCCGCCACCGGGAAGCGGCACACCGCCGAGAAGAAGGAGAAGCCGAAGGGCAGCTCCAAGGCGGAGTCCAAGGGGAGTCCCAAGGCGAAGCCCAAGGAGAAGCCCAAGGAGAAGCACGACGTCTCCACGCACCGGTCCGCCGCCACGACGGCCGGCCAGAAGGTCGTCGCCCCCGTCGCCGACACCAGCATCGGCACGCGCTACCACGCCGCCGGCTCCTCCTGGTCCAAGGGCTACCACACCGGCGTCGACTTCCCCGTGTCCACCGGCACGTCCGTGCGCTCCGTCGCCTCCGGGCACGTGGTGAGCGCGGGGTGGGGCGGCTCGTACGGTTACCAGGTGGTCGTACGGCACGCCGACGGCCGGTACAGCCAGTACGGTCATCTGTCCGCCATCTCCGTCCGGGCCGGGCAGAACGTGGCGGTCGGCCAGCGCATCGGCCGCTCCGGCTCGACCGGCAACGCGACGGGCCCGCATCTGCACTTCGAGGTGCGGACGGGGCCCGGGTTCGGGTCGGACATCGACCCGGTGGCGTACCTGCGGGCCGGCGGCGTACGGCTCTGAAAAGCGCTGCCCGGCCCCGGCGGTACCGGTCGCGCCCCGCTCAGGAGCCGACGCGGCTGCGGCGCGGGGCGGACAGGGGAGCCGGGTGCGTCAGCGGCGCCGGTATGAACGGCCCGCTGTAGAACGGGCCGAAGGCGTACGGCGGCGTGCACTGGGACGGGCCCCGGAGGGACGCGGGCAGGGTGGCCGCGACGGGAGCGGCCACGGGAGCCGTTGGGACCCGAGCGGCCACGGGAGCCGTTGGGACCGGGGCCGTGGGCGGGGCCTGGACCGGGAGCTCCGCCTGCGCCCTCGTCCCCGCCTCCGCCAGGACGGACGACACCAGGTCGGGCGCGGACCGGAGCGGCTGGGCGGGCACCACTACCGGGGCCGCCGAGGCCATCGACACCGCCTCGTCGGCGGTCGCGCCCCGCTGCTCCCCGCTGATCCGTTCCGACGTGAGCAGGATCAGACCGCCCGCCGCCACGACCCCGCACGCCAGTGCGAGCACGGTCCCCGTGGTGCCGTACCGGAACGTCTCCCCGAACATGGTCAGACCCACCGCGGCGGCGATCACCGGGTTGACGACCGTGACCGTGGCGAGCGGGGCGGCCAGGCCCGCGCCCCGGTACGAGGCCTGCGACAGCAGCGTGCCGACCGTCGCCAGCACCGCGATCGTCGCCACGCTGGGCAGGGACGAGAGCGTCGCGCCGTGCTCCCAGTCCTCCGCGACGGTCTTGGTGAACACCGAGGCGATCCCGAACGCGATGCCGGCCGCGGCGGCGAGCAGCACGCTGCGCACCACCGGGTGACGGTGGGCGGCGCGGGCGGCCGTCATCAGCGCCACGACCGCGCCGGCGGTGACCGCGGCGAGCAGGATCCGCTGCATGCCGTCGAGGGACTGCGCCTCGGCGCTGCCGGTCAGCGCGAGCAGGCCCGCGAGGCCGGCCGTCGCCATCAGCGCGCCGCGCCAGGCGGTGGCGCCGGCCCTGCGGCCCACGAAGAGGGCGGCCATGGGGAGCGCGAACACGATGGTCAGCGCGCCGAGGGGCTGGACGAGGCTGAGGGGGCCGTAGGCGAGGGCGACGACGTGGAGGAGGGCGCCGAGGCCGTTGAGGGCGATCGCCGCCCACCACGCGGGGTTGCGGAGCGGGGCGTAGGTACCGTCGGGGGTGGTCGCCGCGACGCGTTCCTGCACGATGGCGCCGCCCGCGTAGGCCACGGCCGAGATCAGCGACAGCAGCACGGACACCGCGAAGGCGCTCATGAGTGGCTCCTTCGGGGGTGGCCGTGGGGCCGGTGCGGTGCGCTGACTCTTTCCATGTCACCACCTTGCCCCTTGAAACGGCGCGCGTCGTCGTCCCTGAGCATTCATCGGGTCCTACTGCCGATGGAGTACACGGGCCACGGGGTCCTCCCCAGGGTGGGTGACGGGGTGGGGGAGCGCAGGTGGGTTTTCCCGCCCCCGCCGCCCCTCCCCCCATCGTCCTCCAGGGGCTTCGCCCCTTCGACCCCGAAAGACGAGAGGAGCCGCGCCCCCGGGCAGCCAAGGACCACCCTTGAGGGGGCTCCGCCCCCTGGCCCCCGGTTGCCCCCGGCACCGGGCCCGCCCGGGGGCCGCTCCCCGGCCCGGTTCCCTCTTCCCCTCCCCGCGGACATGGGTGACCATGGGGACAAGCGACCCAGGAGGCCATACGTGCGGGTGGGACTGTTGAGCCGGGAGTATCCGCCCGACATCTACGGCGGTGCCGGCGTGCATGTCGAGTTCCTCGCCCGGGAACTCGCGCCGCTCGTCGATCTCACCGTGCACTGCTGGGGCGAGGGGGCCGCCCCGCACGCCAGTCCCGCGGTCACCCGGCACCGCCCCTGGCCCGCGCTCGACGACGCGAACG carries:
- a CDS encoding DMT family transporter, with product MSAFAVSVLLSLISAVAYAGGAIVQERVAATTPDGTYAPLRNPAWWAAIALNGLGALLHVVALAYGPLSLVQPLGALTIVFALPMAALFVGRRAGATAWRGALMATAGLAGLLALTGSAEAQSLDGMQRILLAAVTAGAVVALMTAARAAHRHPVVRSVLLAAAAGIAFGIASVFTKTVAEDWEHGATLSSLPSVATIAVLATVGTLLSQASYRGAGLAAPLATVTVVNPVIAAAVGLTMFGETFRYGTTGTVLALACGVVAAGGLILLTSERISGEQRGATADEAVSMASAAPVVVPAQPLRSAPDLVSSVLAEAGTRAQAELPVQAPPTAPVPTAPVAARVPTAPVAAPVAATLPASLRGPSQCTPPYAFGPFYSGPFIPAPLTHPAPLSAPRRSRVGS
- a CDS encoding transglycosylase family protein, which encodes MAVRGRHRRYQPNRINRASLTVTAGGAGMALPLITTGVAHAADADTWNKVAACESSGNWHINTGNGFYGGLQFTQSTWEAYGGRAYAARADLATRDQQIAVAEKVLDGQGPGAWPVCSDRAGLARGGSGPDLDPGTAGTHTQTARQTAQRQAPAERRAPARKRTSHKDVTPQSTPQSRAGTAEMYTVVHGDTLSGIADTHDVRDGWHGLYEANRTTVGSDPDLILPGQRLTLDGARATGPAGKAATGKRHTAEKKEKPKGSSKAESKGSPKAKPKEKPKEKHDVSTHRSAATTAGQKVVAPVADTSIGTRYHAAGSSWSKGYHTGVDFPVSTGTSVRSVASGHVVSAGWGGSYGYQVVVRHADGRYSQYGHLSAISVRAGQNVAVGQRIGRSGSTGNATGPHLHFEVRTGPGFGSDIDPVAYLRAGGVRL
- the gndA gene encoding NADP-dependent phosphogluconate dehydrogenase, which codes for MSSSAQIGVTGLAVMGRNLARNFARNGYTVAVHNRTASRTHDLVDEFGHEGDFVAAETAKDFVAALERPRRLVVMVKAGEPTDAVIEEFAPLLEPGDMIIDGGNAHFADTRRRERQLREQGIHFVGMGVSGGEEGALNGPSIMPGGPKESYDSLGPMLEKISAKAADGAPCVTHVGPDGAGHFVKMVHNGIEYADMQLIGEAYQLLRDVAGYSPAQIADIFRTWNTGRLDSYLIEITAEVLSHVDAATGKPFVDVVTDQAEQKGTGRWTVQIALDLGVPVSGIAEAVFARSLSGHAALREASRGLAGPKASALSPSEAAAFADRVEQALYASKIVSYTQGFHEIAAGSKEYGWDVDPGAVSAIWRGGCIIRAAFLDRIRAAYDTRPDLPSLLSDETFAQEIADAQDDWREVLIAATRQGVPAPGFAAALAYYDALRADRLPAALTQGQRDYFGAHTYRRTDREGSFHTLWGGDRTEVEA